In [Phormidium] sp. ETS-05, the genomic window AGGCTAGGGAATTGACGGTGGCGAACCAGTCGGGACCGTTGATGGTGCGAATTTCTTTGCCGCTGGGGAGTTGCCAGAGTTTGATGGTGTTGTCCCGATCGCCACTAGCCACCATTCCCCCATCCAGGCTAATAGCCACACAATTTACTCCATCTCTATGTCCCTTAATTGTATTGACTAACTGCCAATTATCGCCACCTAATCCCGCCGCTTCCCCAGTCACCTCTGGGGGGACGATGCCTTTTAATAAACTGCCCAATTTATCCTGAATTTCATGCACCGCCTCACCCAGAGAAGATTCTATCTTCTCACTAATATCGCTGATATTAGGAGGAATGGTGGGAAAGCGGTTTTCCCGATCCACATCTGGTTCCGGGGCAGAAACTCTAGATGAGAAACCCGGTTTTTCATCCCCCATATCCTCTATGTCATCATCTGGGAAATCGTCTGGAAAATTATCCTGGGAGATTGTCTCCTTCTTGGGTTCGGGAGCAGAAAAGCCGGGAGAGAAATCCGGTTTTTTGGCATCCGCTTCCCGCTGGCGTGATTCTAATTCCAATTGTGCCAAACGTTCCGATATAGCTGCCATAAATCCGCGCATTTCACTACTCAGAGCATTGATGTCACTAGATGAGTCTTTTGGTGGGATAATAACCGGAGTTTGGGGGCGGGTTTCTTGAATGACGTAATCCTTTAACCGAGCGATTTCTGTATCGGTTTGCTGCTGGATTTCTTGCCAAGCAGCTTCTAGCTGTTCCAGACGAATAATAATAGGTTCTGCATCAAAAGCAGTAGGAGCAGATGCGCTGACTTTTTCGGCGGTCAGTTTTTCGATTTGCTCATTGGTAGCGGTACGGTATGCCTCCAGGGAGTCTTGCAGTTGGCTGGTGATGGTGGGAATTTGGGAGTTGATATCTTGGGTTTGGTACTCCAGTTTGTCCAACCGCTCAGTTATCTTTTTGCTCCCGATTTTTAATTCTTCAATTGTCGCTTGAGTGTAAGCGCGGACGAATTCTTGTAATTCATTTGACAAACCATCTTTCATCTGACTGAAAGTAGCAATTTGGGTTTCCAACTGCTCTAAACGCTGGGCTACAGCATCAATTTCATCATAAATGGTAGTAACTGCCTCATCGGTTCTACCAGTGGCTAACTCCTTTAATTCAGTAATTTTCTGCTTAGCTTTTTTCTGAAATTCTTGGGTTTCGGTTTCCAAGGCATTGAGGCGAGGGGTAAAGAGCAGCTCCAAACGGGAGGTTTCCTCGATGTTGAACTGCTGCAGGCGTTCTCGGTTCATCGCATTTAACGCCACAGCCACCGTCAGGGGTCCAGCGGCATATAACGCTTCTCGCAACACCGCCGCCGCCACGGTTCCCATGACAGAGCTGGCGATCGCGGCATATTCGGCAAATTCCATCCAGTGGCGTTTAGTCATACTTAGGCGCTTTTTTCCTCCTCATTTGATGGGGCTAAAGCCCAACTACGAACATGGTAGCCGAACTTTAGCCCTTTTGTAAGTAGATGCCTTCACCCCCTACCCCCTCCCCCAAGTTGGGGGAGGGGGACTGACTCCCCTCTACCTCTTTTCTCCCCTCTCCCTTTTTGGGAGAGGGGTAGGGGGTGAGGGAATTTAATTATGTCCCTCTGCTGATAGCTTATCATCAGGTGGGCACCAATTCGCCGGGACGTAACCGCGCCCATTTCCCCATTTCCGCCTGGAAACTCTCGCAACCAACAACATCCCATTCCATCTGAATTTCATCTGCGGTGGTGCGGATGTTGACATTGATGGTAGGTTCGATCGCCTCAAAATCTGGCGTTTCCGTTAAATGGGGTTGTTCATGCTGAGTTTCCACCGCGTGGTAAGTGGTGCAGCGGTCAACATAGTGGCAGTTTACACAAATACACATAGTAAAAACTCCACAAGCCTTTTTGCTACTCTAGCGCAGTCATTGGTGATTTGTCCTGCAGTCATTTGTCCTGCAGTCATTTGTCCTTTGTCATTTGTCTTTTGTCCTTTGATAACAAGGGACAAGGGACATGTTACCAGGGACAAGGGACAAGGGACAAGGGACTAACTCAATAATTCCCGGATCCGCTGGCGGAATAGCCGCACTGCTCCCCGCTGTCCTTGGGTTTTACTCGCCTCGATAAATTGGGGAATTTCCGCCACCGGTAACATGGGAAAAGCCAGACTTTTATCCTGAAGTTGGTATGCCCCATCAATCAGATGATAAACTAATAATGTATCCCGCTTGTAGCGCCACAATTCCGGCACGCCCATACTACTATAAATGACATCTTTATTTACCGAGGAATTGGTCAAATCAGATTCTAACACTAAATCTGGGGGCGGGTCAATGGTTAAATTAATGTCAGGTTTGCCCCGAATTACAGCTTCATTTTGAATGTAGAAACAACTATCTGGCTCAACGGCTCTCTGCAAGTCCTCCCGTTCTAGGGTAAGAGCGCCAAGTTTGCTGATTTCGATTTCTAATTCATCGGCTAAGGCTTCGAGAAAGCTCTCGATGAGTCCTGTGGGTTCTTCATGCTGTCTCAGTGGCATCCTGATTTCTAAAACTCCTTGATTGTACGCGATTCTCCAGGCTCGGTCTTCCCCCACATCAGCCATCAAGGCTTGAAACGTAGCCCATTTAACCGATTTTAAGACCAAGCCAGCATTAGGAGACAGTTCTGGCTTGACATCGGCGGGATTTGCTGTTATCATTTGTCCAGTCATAATAATTTTAGTTACTGGGTATTTTGATTATAACATTTTGTCATTTGTCATTTGTCCTTGGTCATTTGTCCTTTGTCCTTTGCTAGCAAGTTACAAGTTTGTAGGGTGGGCAGTGCCAAAACTACTGCTACTGCCAGCGAAGAGATTCTTAGGTCAGGCACTGCCCACCCTACTTTGTTTATTCATACAAGCAAACAAGTGACAAGGGATAAACGACAAGTAACAAGGGACAAGGGACTGCCGGACTTGGGACAAAGAACAGAGGAGATGAGATGCACATACTAGCACCAGAAACTTGGCCTTTTGCCTTAGAATGGGTGCCGGAAGATGCTTGGTTGGTGGGGGGAGCGGTGCGAGATGCTCTATTAAACAGAAAGTCTCAAACCCTAGATTTTGATTTTGTGTTGCCTGCGGGGGCAATAGAAGCAGCGCGGCGAATGGCACAATATTATCGGGTCGGGTTTGTGGTGTTGGATGCCGAAAGAAAAATTGCCCGAGTGGTGTTTGACTGGGGGACGGTGGACTTTGCCAAACAAGAAGGCGCAAGTTTAACCACAGACTTGCAACGGCGAGACTACCGGATGAATGCGATCGCCTACAACCCCCGTAACCGAGAATTTGCCGACCCCCTGCAAGGACGAGAAGACATCCAGAAACGTCTCATCCGCATGGTATCCCCCACCAACTTAGCCGATGACCCCCTGCGGTTGCTCCGAGCATATCGCCAAGCCGCACAACTGGGGTTTACGATCGACCCCCACACCCAAGGCGCCATTCGCCAGTTAGCGCCCATGTTAGCAAAAGTCGCCGCCGAACGAGTGCGCACCGAATTAGGCTATATACTAGAATCCGACAACGGCGCCCCAATGGTACAAGCCGCCGGAGAAGATGGCTTACTCAATAGCTGGTTTCCCACTGCTACCAGCAAAAATTGGCCATTAGTAGTAAATATCGACACCGCCGCCGCACAGTTAGCGGAAATTTACCCCCCACTGGGAGCCGAACTACACCGAGACTTATCCTCAGAGCTGAAAATACCCGGTTATCTACCCATAGCCAAACTAGCGTGTTTAGTGTCCCCCCACCCAAAAACCGCCGAAGCAGAGTTACAGCGACTCAAATATAGCCGAGCCGAAATTACCGCCGTGTTGCGACTGTTGCGAGCTTTGCCAGAAACCGGGTTTCTCAGGGATATATCCATACGAGAGCAATATTTTCTCTTTCAGGAAGTCGGGCCAATGTTTCCCGCTTTTGCGGCGATCGCGGTAGCCAATGGCATTCCTGGGAGCAGTTTGGCGGAACTGATGACGCGATATCTCAACCCCAAAGATGCGGTAGCGCATCCCGTGGCTTTGGTGACAGGACAAGAGCTGATGGCAGCTTTGCCGGTGCCTAGAGGACCGCAAATTGGGCGGTTATTGGAGGAAATTAATATTGCTGTGGGTGAGGGCAAAATTGCCACCCCGCAAGAAGCGCTCAAATTTGCGGCGCAATTGCTCGATATAGTAGGATGATGATTTGGTGATTTGTCATTTGTCCCTTGTCCTTGGTCATTTGTCATTTGTTTATTCATACAAGGGACAAGGGACAAGGGACAAGGGACAAATGACCAATGACCAATGACCAATGACAAAAGGATATTTGTGAATGATTCGTAATGAAGCCGAAGTAAGGGCGCAAAAAGTAGCGGAGTTGAGAGCGATCGGGATAGAACCCTATCCTAGCGAATCGTACCAGCGCACCCACACCACCGAGCAAGTGCGCGATCGCTTCAGCCAACCAGAAAACACACTGCAAGACGGCGAAACCGACCCCCAAGCACTCCCCATCAACCTCTGCGGACGCATCACCTCATTTCGCAGCAGTGGCAGCATTTGCTTTATCGACCTCACCGACACCACCGGTAAACTCCAGCTCAAAATCGAAAAAAAACTCGTTCAAGGCGAACCACCATATCTCAACTTTAAACAAATCCAAAAACTCCTCGACCTCGGCGACTTTATCGGCGTCCAAGGCATCGGCTGCCGCACCAACCGAGGCGAACTATCCCTCCAAGTAGAAAAACTACAAGTAATATCCAAAGCCACCATCCCCTTTCCCGATTCCTACTATGGCGTTGGCGACCCCGAAATCTGCCGCCGCAACCGGGAAATGGACATGGCGGGCAACCCCACATCTTTACCCCGCTACATGATGCGCAGTCGCATCATTCAAAGCATCCGCACCTATCTAAACAACAGCGATTTCTATGAAATAGAAACCCCCGTTTTGCAAGCAATTTATGGCGGAGCCGCAGCCAGACCCTTCACCACCCACCACAACGCTCTAGATGTGGATTTATTCCTCAGAATCGCCCCCGAATTATTCCTAAAACGGGCAATTTGCGGCGGATTTGAGCGCGTATATGAATTAGGGCGCGTTTTCAGAAACGAAGGCATCGACAGCACCCACAACCCCGAATTCACCACCATAGAAGTTTACCAAGCCTACGCCGACTACTTCCAAATCATGGGAGTAATCGAGAATGTAGTGTTATATGCCATTGACCAAGTATTAGGCGGCAAAACCGAAATCGAATATCAAGGGCAAATCATTAATTTAGCCCCCCAATACGACCACAGCGCCAAATATCCCAGCCTCACGGGCAACCATTGGCAAGTCAAAACAATGGTAGAAGCCGTCAGAGACCAAACTGGCCTAGATTTTGATAATTTAGACTTAGGCGATGCCATAGCCAAAGTCGAACAACTAGGCATCAACCTGTCTAAACTGGAAACCCAAAGTTTGGGTTATGTTCTCTATGCAGTATTTGATAAATTAGTGGAATCTACCCTAATTCAGCCCACATTTATCATCGACTTCCCCGTAGAAATCAGCCCCCTTGCCAAAGCTCATCGCAGCAAAAAAGGGTTTGTAGAGCGGTTCGAGCTATTTATCAATGGCACAGAATACGCTAACGGTTTTTCTGAGTTAAACGACCCCCAAGAGCAACGTTTGCGGTTTGAAGAACAAATCGCCCAACGCGCCGCCGGAGATGA contains:
- a CDS encoding Ycf34 family protein; the protein is MCICVNCHYVDRCTTYHAVETQHEQPHLTETPDFEAIEPTINVNIRTTADEIQMEWDVVGCESFQAEMGKWARLRPGELVPT
- a CDS encoding Uma2 family endonuclease, producing MITANPADVKPELSPNAGLVLKSVKWATFQALMADVGEDRAWRIAYNQGVLEIRMPLRQHEEPTGLIESFLEALADELEIEISKLGALTLEREDLQRAVEPDSCFYIQNEAVIRGKPDINLTIDPPPDLVLESDLTNSSVNKDVIYSSMGVPELWRYKRDTLLVYHLIDGAYQLQDKSLAFPMLPVAEIPQFIEASKTQGQRGAVRLFRQRIRELLS
- a CDS encoding CCA tRNA nucleotidyltransferase — encoded protein: MHILAPETWPFALEWVPEDAWLVGGAVRDALLNRKSQTLDFDFVLPAGAIEAARRMAQYYRVGFVVLDAERKIARVVFDWGTVDFAKQEGASLTTDLQRRDYRMNAIAYNPRNREFADPLQGREDIQKRLIRMVSPTNLADDPLRLLRAYRQAAQLGFTIDPHTQGAIRQLAPMLAKVAAERVRTELGYILESDNGAPMVQAAGEDGLLNSWFPTATSKNWPLVVNIDTAAAQLAEIYPPLGAELHRDLSSELKIPGYLPIAKLACLVSPHPKTAEAELQRLKYSRAEITAVLRLLRALPETGFLRDISIREQYFLFQEVGPMFPAFAAIAVANGIPGSSLAELMTRYLNPKDAVAHPVALVTGQELMAALPVPRGPQIGRLLEEINIAVGEGKIATPQEALKFAAQLLDIVG
- the lysS gene encoding lysine--tRNA ligase, encoding MIRNEAEVRAQKVAELRAIGIEPYPSESYQRTHTTEQVRDRFSQPENTLQDGETDPQALPINLCGRITSFRSSGSICFIDLTDTTGKLQLKIEKKLVQGEPPYLNFKQIQKLLDLGDFIGVQGIGCRTNRGELSLQVEKLQVISKATIPFPDSYYGVGDPEICRRNREMDMAGNPTSLPRYMMRSRIIQSIRTYLNNSDFYEIETPVLQAIYGGAAARPFTTHHNALDVDLFLRIAPELFLKRAICGGFERVYELGRVFRNEGIDSTHNPEFTTIEVYQAYADYFQIMGVIENVVLYAIDQVLGGKTEIEYQGQIINLAPQYDHSAKYPSLTGNHWQVKTMVEAVRDQTGLDFDNLDLGDAIAKVEQLGINLSKLETQSLGYVLYAVFDKLVESTLIQPTFIIDFPVEISPLAKAHRSKKGFVERFELFINGTEYANGFSELNDPQEQRLRFEEQIAQRAAGDDEAHPMDEDFIQALSLGMPNCAGWGMGVDRLVMLLTNTQSIRDAIMFPTMRPH